CCTTGAAGGTTAAGCACGCAAATTGATACTACCTGTCTTGCTTGGCCGGTTAATTGAGGTGATTGTTATGTATGAGGAGATAGATATGTTAGTTTTGACGCGCAAAGAAGATCAAGCAATTTTCATCGGTAAGGACATCACGGTTAAGGTTTTGTCAGTATTGGGCAATCAAGTAAGAATCGGCATCGACGCACCGCAAGAGGTGCAAATTCATCGAGACGATATTAAAAATAAACGGCCTAAACCAATTAAGGTGGCTGTGTGATTTAGGGGCTTCGGCCCCTTTTTGTTGTCTTGATTGAGAAAATATTTTAACCTGCGTTAATTTTTTTGTTAAAAATGTCTGATACTATTAGTAGAAATTTTGATTGTTGGGGAAATAAATGCCAATTGTTCAAATAGCAAACTCTAAAGGTGGGGTTGGAAAGAGCACAATAGCTTGTAATTTGGCAACAGCGCTTGTTCATGCTGGATTTTCAGTTGTTGTTGCTGATTGTGATCCGCAATTTTCTTCTTCTAGCTGGGCGGATGAGAGGCAAGATAATGGCAAGGTGCCTAGTGTAGATATAGTTCAAAAAACAGGAAAAGTTATTCCTGCTCTGAGGCAATTAATAAAAAAATATGATTTTGTGGTTGTAGACACGGCAGGGCATGACTCTGTGGAAATGCGAGCGGCTTTAACTGTTTCTGATTTAACCATTGTTCCATTTAAACCAAGCCAGCTTGATATTGATGTATTAGAATCTATGCAAGAACTTATAGAAAATGCTCAAGATGCAGGTAATGACAAGATGAAAGTGGGGTGGATGATTAATATGGCGGCTCCAAACCCTCGCAGTAAAAAGCTAAAAGAAACCCAATCAGCATTGAATGAAGCAGATGATTTTAATTTACTTAAAACAGTCGCACATAACCGTGATGCTTATGTAGAAGCCATGTCTGAAGGCTTTGGTGTCGTGGAGTTAAAAGATAAAAAAGCAAAAGCTGAAATGGAAAGCTTAGTCAAAGAGATATTAAAATTAACTGGTAAAAAGGCAGTGCGTCATGGCATTAGAGCTAAAAAAGCGGTCAAAACAAAAAAATCAGCGTAAAGTCAATAAGAGTGAATTTATCTACGATTTCAAAGGGAGCGAACACCTAAAAGAAAAATTTGAAGGTGGTGATAAGTGGGTAGATGTTAATAGGTGCCGAGTTGCTGATATCAAGATAGACCGAAAGTCTAAGGACATTGAAAACATTAAGAGCTTAGCAAGTAGCATGCTTAACAAGCAACAGATTAATGCTTGTATTGTTCGTGAAGCGTCTGATGGTGCGTATGAGATTATTTCTGGTGAATGTCGTTATGAAGCTGCAAAATCAAATAAAGAACCTTTACTTGTTCGTATAATTGAGTGTAGCGATGAAGAAGCGGCAAAGCTGATTATCGCAGAAAATGAACAAAGAACGGACTTAACTGACTATGATAAAGCTCTTGCTTATATCGAGTACATGGAAATGTTTAATATTAAAAGTATCCGTTCATTTGCTAATGATTATAACGTTAGTAAGACTCAAGCAATAAGGCTATTTAATGTATCTAAAATACCACAAGAACTTTGTGATGTTTTGCCAATGAGCGAATTAAGTGCAGGGCAATTTGAGGATATAGGGAAACGCGTAGCTAAAGACAAATCACAACATGTTGAGTATATAGAAGCATTCACTAAATTAGCTCCAAAATTAGGAGTGACCCAAGTTGGGTCACTTGATTCTGGCTTAAGTTGGAAAGACTTCTTAGCCCGCGTAGACCGTAAGGTTAACCCTCCTGAGAAGCAACCTAAAAAGAAGGTTGAGCGCTATGTTTTTAAGTCTGAAAAGGCCGATTTAAGGTATACAGATAACGGTTTTGTTGTGAAGTCAAAGAAGCTCACTAGAAAGCAAAAAGAACAGATACAAGAAGCCTTAGACGCTATTTTATGATAAAGGCCCACACGGGAGGGGCTACTTGCCAATTGCTAGCCAGCTCACCCCATAAACCCCTGTGAGATCGTCGAAAGCTGTGCCTCCCACACCTCCGACATCAAAGGCCACTGTAAACTGTGTTTTGCTAATGTTGTATATTGAAGTGTTAAAACGCCCAGCGTTAGGATTTGGCGTGCTGATTTTTGTAGCTGTTACGCTGTATACAGAAGAAAACTCTATGGGGAATGTTTCTGTTGAACCTTCTTTAGGTATGTCGAGTAGTCCCCATTGCACTAAAAAGCCACCAAGCCAATCAGGTAGACGAAGGTAGCCGTTACGTTTATCACTAAACTTAGCTTGATTTAAAAAATCATGTAGCACTTCGGGAGTAATAAACGAATTGGTGTCTGTGCCTGATTCAACATCAGATTGAGATGCTTTTTTGACATCAACTTGCAAAGAGCCGTCAGAGTTTTGTGTGCGGTTTAAAGTATCGCTTTTAATTCCTGTAGGTGAGTTATCGTTGCGTATCCACGGCTTGTAGGGTTTATCTGCTGGGTTGTCTGAGCTAGAAATAACTTGAGCGCGTGTAAAAGTTTCCCCGTTATCTCTGATTGCAAGCTGGCCTGTGACCTTGTGTTGTTTATCATCAAGGAAAAGGTTAATACCTGTAAAGAATGCGTTTCCTCCAATTGGCTGATTTTGTGCGCTGTATGAGCGTATGAATTGAGTTTTAGTTGCGCCATTCCAGTTGTATATGTTGTTGCAGTATTGTTCTTTAGTGACAAGTTGCGGCGTGATTAAAACCCAATCAGACCAGGTTTTGCCATCGCGTGAGAGCATCCGGCAGTATTTGTTATGACTTGAGTAGCTGCCATCTTCAAAGCCGACAAATTCTTGATAGCAGCCTTGATTGTCGCTGTACGGATAAACTGACAAGATGCCTAAATTTGCAGGGGCGTTTTTCCAGCCGTTACTTGTGCCTGAGTAATGGGCTGCTTTATCCTTAAAGTTGTTTGCATCACCGTTTGCAATGTTGATTGTGCGTGCATCATTAGCGACTAGTGAGTAGTCAATACGCTGCCAAGAAGTCCAGCCGCAACCTGCTGTGTATTGCCGTACAAAAGTCGGTGCTGTGTCGTCTGTTGCTAGGCTGGTAATTGTTTGGGTTAAATCTGACGAATTAGGCACGCGCACAACGTGACACGTCCACCAATGGCCTTTAGTTGATGTTAGCGTTGGGCCGTTTTTCATCGAGGTGTTTGTACAGACAAAGAAACCTGTTTGATTTACTAAGTTCCAATCGCCAAGACTATCAACATAAATACCACAAGTAACTCCGTTATAATCTTTGGCGACCGCAGGCGATGCTACTTTTTGAGTGCTGCCATCGCTAAATGTTAGGCCGTTGTTATTAATCGATGCGACTTTCTTGTTCTCATAATAAAAACAAATTGCGTTATTACTATCAAAGCTGA
Above is a window of Piscirickettsia litoralis DNA encoding:
- the csrA gene encoding carbon storage regulator CsrA, whose product is MLVLTRKEDQAIFIGKDITVKVLSVLGNQVRIGIDAPQEVQIHRDDIKNKRPKPIKVAV
- a CDS encoding AAA family ATPase; protein product: MPIVQIANSKGGVGKSTIACNLATALVHAGFSVVVADCDPQFSSSSWADERQDNGKVPSVDIVQKTGKVIPALRQLIKKYDFVVVDTAGHDSVEMRAALTVSDLTIVPFKPSQLDIDVLESMQELIENAQDAGNDKMKVGWMINMAAPNPRSKKLKETQSALNEADDFNLLKTVAHNRDAYVEAMSEGFGVVELKDKKAKAEMESLVKEILKLTGKKAVRHGIRAKKAVKTKKSA
- a CDS encoding ParB/RepB/Spo0J family partition protein, translating into MALELKKRSKQKNQRKVNKSEFIYDFKGSEHLKEKFEGGDKWVDVNRCRVADIKIDRKSKDIENIKSLASSMLNKQQINACIVREASDGAYEIISGECRYEAAKSNKEPLLVRIIECSDEEAAKLIIAENEQRTDLTDYDKALAYIEYMEMFNIKSIRSFANDYNVSKTQAIRLFNVSKIPQELCDVLPMSELSAGQFEDIGKRVAKDKSQHVEYIEAFTKLAPKLGVTQVGSLDSGLSWKDFLARVDRKVNPPEKQPKKKVERYVFKSEKADLRYTDNGFVVKSKKLTRKQKEQIQEALDAIL
- a CDS encoding gp53-like domain-containing protein; amino-acid sequence: MSLERPTTYPDFAMKDCTDPISGQPNVEEIPQKLIDYGYAFRDKPEFNKFNYIFRSVAQWIRYVDEVTQSFGYLPFNFGKDATTTTGLIFGYLQGSVTQNNESITVPAGTVTLTANKTNIVYVDLTDTKVKVSTSALPDDANDVELYDITTDASQITNIVDKRTWINETASHQINWGNSSVAVKSQNGEVDVNVAGSTVFKATNSQVISNNPFKVQSGLVFADNTTQNTAAYNLPNYDGTARALSPDDDLNNLFKTGIYCGVPKNNPVNDQDPGGEWFNFLVMGNGKDSASQFAIPWSNLSRGVSVRTTQSGASGWSEWEQLNTQDKIYSAGKSQVSFDSNNAICFYYENKKVASINNNGLTFSDGSTQKVASPAVAKDYNGVTCGIYVDSLGDWNLVNQTGFFVCTNTSMKNGPTLTSTKGHWWTCHVVRVPNSSDLTQTITSLATDDTAPTFVRQYTAGCGWTSWQRIDYSLVANDARTINIANGDANNFKDKAAHYSGTSNGWKNAPANLGILSVYPYSDNQGCYQEFVGFEDGSYSSHNKYCRMLSRDGKTWSDWVLITPQLVTKEQYCNNIYNWNGATKTQFIRSYSAQNQPIGGNAFFTGINLFLDDKQHKVTGQLAIRDNGETFTRAQVISSSDNPADKPYKPWIRNDNSPTGIKSDTLNRTQNSDGSLQVDVKKASQSDVESGTDTNSFITPEVLHDFLNQAKFSDKRNGYLRLPDWLGGFLVQWGLLDIPKEGSTETFPIEFSSVYSVTATKISTPNPNAGRFNTSIYNISKTQFTVAFDVGGVGGTAFDDLTGVYGVSWLAIGK